In Flavobacterium praedii, the DNA window ATACAAGAATTGCCAGATCAATACCGAATGGTTTTCAATTTATTTGTGTTTGAGAAAATGAAACATAAAGAAATTGCTAAGCTACTTGAAATTACCGAAGGTACATCAAAATCAAATTTGAATAGAGCCAAAGGTATTTTGAAAAAAAGAATTTTGATGGTCTTAAATTTTAAAATTGCATGAAAAATAAAAAAGCAAAATCTATTTTTTCTTCATTGGAAAACTACTCCAGTATTCCGCCTCCTGAATTATGGGATAAAATAGAAACACAATTAGATAAGCCAAAAAAGAAAAAACGTGCTATCATCTGGTGGTCGATTGCGGCCAGTTTATTGGTTGGACTTGCCGTTTCTACTGCTTTGTATTTTAATTCCAATCAGCAAAATGATCTTGAATTAAATTTGGAAAATAATACTAATGAAGTTGTTTTACAAGACAATTCAAAGGGAAAATTGGATAGGAATAATGATAAGAGTTTTCAAAATAGTAGTAATTCTAATAACAAAAGCGCTAAAAAAGAAAACAAAGACAATAATGCTAAAGAAAAGGCTAAAGGCAGTTTAAATAAAAACCAAATACATTCCAATAATCAAATTGCCATAGTTTCCAATAATTCTTCTAAAACGGAAAAAGATTTAGGACTTAATAATTTGAATAAAAATGGTAAAGAAGATTCAAAATCTAATGCATTAGTTGTGAATCAAAATTTAACAGCAGCTGCCTTTAAATCAAAGCTAATAATTGAAAAATCTGTTCCAGTTGTTAATTCAAAAAACAATACAAAAGTTGCTTTAAAAGATCAAAATAATACCATTTCAGTTTCGAATAGCAATAAAGAAATGGTAATAAATGAAGATGCAATTTCAAAATCAGAATTAGCAATTGATAAGTCTATCCAAGTTAGTAATTCAAAAGGGAATGCGAAAATAGTTGAAAACATCAGAAACACTACCGTTTCAAAATCAAATTTCAATAATTCAAAAGCAGTAACAACAAATTCTAAAGATTCGCTAAATAAAATCAATTCAGAAGTGGCTCAATTAGAAAATGCTTTAGTACAATTGGATAAAGAAAAGACCAAAAAAACAAAAGAAAAGGTTTCTGAAATAGTAGATAAATGGTCTCTTCAAGTGTTTGCTGGAGTGATGAGTTCTCAGAATTATAACAATCAAAAAGCATTGGGGAATACTGTGGCATCTCAACAAACTTCGGGTTACGGTGTAAAAACCAAGTATAAATTAAATAAAAAATGGGGGGTTAGTTCTGGTTTTAAAATAAATGAACTAGGTCAAAAAATCGATGGGGTTTCGTATTACAATCAACAAAGTTATTCAGGCTTGGTAATGGGTTCATTACCAATTGCAAGTGATATGAATTTAACAAATTTATCCAAAAGTAATTATGAATTAGTTTCTATATCAAATAATGAAGGGTATTTGTTTGCTTCCAATTCGAATGCAGATACTGGTTTTGAGAAAGGAAATGTTAAGCAAAATTTAAAGTATTTCGAAATGCCTTTAGAAATTTCTTATGCTCTTTTGAACAGAAAGAAAGCAAATATCACTATGAATACGGGAGGTTTTGTTGGAAAGTTAATCTCCAATGATATTACATTGAATGGAAATTCTATAGGTGAAAATAATAATGTAAATGAATATGTGTATGGAACTTTGTTGAGCAGTACATTGCAATATGAAATCTATAAAAAAACTAAGTTTTTCATTGAACCAGGGATGAATTATTACATCAATCCATTAGAAAATCAATCTTTTAATCAATTTCAATGGATGCTTAATGTAGGTTTGAATGTTTCGTTTTAGTTGTGGATATTTATTCTACGAAAGTATTTTATTGCCTGCAGATATAGTTTAAAATTAGTAGCTTTATTGTATTACGTTTTGTGTTTAAAATAACCTTGTTGTAAGTGCCTGAATAGACTAAATCGATTGTGGTGGTGGTTGTAGTTTTATAAAAACGAAATAATCTTTCGCTATAAATAAAAAATCCCATCTCGTTCTAAAAATAAACTGCCCCCAAGAGTAAGATACTTTTGAGGGCAGTTTTTTTGTAATATAGTGCCAGTATTATTGATTCATAAAGTGGCATTCTTTATCTAAATGTCTTTTTTTCTTTGGATCGGTAGGTATTTTTCCAGAACAATCCGGAATACTTTCAAATGGATAATACTTTCCATTTATGTCTTTGATCTCTCCTCTAGTGGCATAACCATCTCCATCATCATCAAAATCTATGAAATTAGGAATTCCGTCTTCATCTGTATCATCTGGATTAGGAACACCTGTTGCAAAACTGTTCATGTATCTATCCCCATTTAAATCTTCCTGAAAAGAAGGAATGCCATCTAAATCATGATCGTATCTCTTTAATGCATATAATTTTATGCTAAATACCAAAGGAGAATAAGCAGGGATTTTTGTTTGGCTACTGTTATAATATCCTAGACCAGAAGGAAGAATCATTACACCTACACCAAAATCATTGTAAGACACAGTCCCGTTTGTGTTAGAAGTAAGCCAACCTGTTTTAAATTGAGGAAAACCTTCTGACCAACCACGAATAACACCGGATCCTCCATCATGACTTGTACCGTCCAGGTTAAACAATGTTTGTCCGTTATTACTGGAATCAAACACAGTTCCGTCCAATAATGTTCCTTTGTAACCTGCAAAAACACCATCAACATTACAAGGATATTCACCTCCAGAAACTGGCGTTCCTCCTTTTACACCTTCCCTAATGACAAGAGTGTATACTTTATACGTAATGGAATGTAGACTTACATTTCTACTTGTTAATCTTGGTAGGGTAGGGCTATTCAAATAAGAATATAAAGAGGGTTGAATAGCAGCATCTGTAATTTTCTTAATAGTAACATCTTGATCATCTGGAAAACCAGGATGATTTACTACTTCGCTAATATAATTTGTTTTTAAATAATCTTCTATGGCTACAATGTCTAAATTATATTGTTCAGCATAGGGTTTAGGTGGAGTTGCAACCGTATTATTATCATCTTTGTTACATGAACTTATTGAAATGACAGTAGCGATCAAAAAAATAAAATAAAACTTAATTTTGCTCATTATTTGGTGTAGTTTAAGTCGCAAATATACATTAATGATTTACTTTTGTAAAGTATTTAACTTCGTTTTTAGAAAATTCATGAGAATAGACAAATATTTATGGTGTGTTCGGTATTACAAGACCAGAAACATGGTAACCGAAGCGTGTAAAAAAAATCATATTACCGTAAATGGCCTTGTTGCCAAACCATCGAAAGAAGTTTTTCCTACCGATAGAATTACTTTTAGAAAAGACCAAATTACACAAATTATTACCGTACTTGATATTCCTGATAATCGAGTAGGTGCTAAACTTGTTGATATTTACAGGAAAAACGAAACACCTCCAGAAGCTTATGCACACTTAGAATTATTAAAATTATCTAAAGAGCATTATAGAAAAAACGGAACAGGAAGGCCTACCAAAAAAGACAGAAGAGATATTGATGAATTTGGAAATGAAATAATAGAAGAATATGAAACAGACTAGTTTATTAGGCCTCCAATTTTAGAATTGGATTTAATAACTTAATTTCTTCTAACTTTTTTATCTTTGAAAAAACAAAACAGCATTATATTATGAGTAAAAATATCATCCTAACGAATCAACAAATAGAGCATACTATCAAAAGAATTGCATATCAAATCTATGAAACTTTTGTAGATGATGATGAAATTGTAATTGCGGGTATTACTAGAAATGGTTTTGTTTTTGCTGAAAAAATCGCGCAATCATTAGCTTCTATTTCGCCTGCCAAGATTTCATTATGTGAGGTACACGTAGATAAACAGAATCCTCAATTGCCTATTACTACATCTTTGACAAAAGAACAATACAGTAACAAAGGATTGATTCTTGTAGATGATGTGTTGAGTTCTGGAACTACATTAATATATGCTGTCAGACATTTTTTAGATGTTCCTTTAAAAAAGTTTAAAACAGCGGTACTTGTCGATAGAAATCACAAAAAATACCCTATTAAAGCCGATTTTAAAGGAATATCACTTTCTACTTCTCTTTTAGAACATGTTGATGTTGTTTTTGAAAAAAACGGTGAAAGCTACGCTACGTTAAGTTAGTAGATTTAATATATCATTTACCGTTTCTTCAATGGTTTTATCATCCACGTTCACTTTATATTGAGCGTGGTTGTAATAAAAGCTTCTGTCAAACAGATGTTTTGCAATAAATTCTCTCATCTCTTCCTCATTTTTATCA includes these proteins:
- a CDS encoding FKBP-type peptidyl-prolyl cis-trans isomerase, coding for MSKIKFYFIFLIATVISISSCNKDDNNTVATPPKPYAEQYNLDIVAIEDYLKTNYISEVVNHPGFPDDQDVTIKKITDAAIQPSLYSYLNSPTLPRLTSRNVSLHSITYKVYTLVIREGVKGGTPVSGGEYPCNVDGVFAGYKGTLLDGTVFDSSNNGQTLFNLDGTSHDGGSGVIRGWSEGFPQFKTGWLTSNTNGTVSYNDFGVGVMILPSGLGYYNSSQTKIPAYSPLVFSIKLYALKRYDHDLDGIPSFQEDLNGDRYMNSFATGVPNPDDTDEDGIPNFIDFDDDGDGYATRGEIKDINGKYYPFESIPDCSGKIPTDPKKKRHLDKECHFMNQ
- a CDS encoding phosphoribosyltransferase family protein, which encodes MSKNIILTNQQIEHTIKRIAYQIYETFVDDDEIVIAGITRNGFVFAEKIAQSLASISPAKISLCEVHVDKQNPQLPITTSLTKEQYSNKGLILVDDVLSSGTTLIYAVRHFLDVPLKKFKTAVLVDRNHKKYPIKADFKGISLSTSLLEHVDVVFEKNGESYATLS
- a CDS encoding RNA-binding S4 domain-containing protein; protein product: MRIDKYLWCVRYYKTRNMVTEACKKNHITVNGLVAKPSKEVFPTDRITFRKDQITQIITVLDIPDNRVGAKLVDIYRKNETPPEAYAHLELLKLSKEHYRKNGTGRPTKKDRRDIDEFGNEIIEEYETD